The Brassica napus cultivar Da-Ae chromosome C7, Da-Ae, whole genome shotgun sequence genome has a segment encoding these proteins:
- the LOC106356234 gene encoding uncharacterized protein At4g14100-like, translating to MVSTPFHSIIFLFLAFSGGVKISVADEPKTDPVPAPWPEQFHALMLMNKSGSIEIVDLWYDWINGRNFNIIQKQLGKLTYDLEWNNGTSFYYTLDASKTCRTVHFEVGILRPNWLDGANYLGQRNVSGFLCNVWEKVDFLWYYEDVVTKRPVQWIFYTGREAHVMTFEVGAVLEDEKWQAPVYCFHNENKSSE from the exons ATGGTTTCCACACCATTCCACTCCAtcatctttctcttcctcgCCTTTTCCGGCGGAGTCAAAATCTCCGTCGCTGATGAGCCGAAGACCGATCCTGTTCCTGCGCCATGGCCGGAGCAGTTCCACGCGTTGATGCTCATGAATAAATCTGGTTCCATTGAGATTGTTGACCTATGGTACGACTGGATCAATGGCCGTAACTTTAACATCATTCAGAAGCAGCTTGGCAAACTAACCTACGACCTTGAATGGAACAATGGGACATCTTTTTACTATACACTCGACGCTTCCAAAACTTGCCGCACCGTTCATTTCGAG GTTGGAATCTTGAGGCCAAACTGGCTGGATGGAGCAAACTATTTGGGTCAACGAAATGTGAGTGGGTTTCTCTGCAACGTATGGGAGAAGGTTGACTTCTTATGGTATTATGAAGATGTTGTCACCAAGAGACCTGTTCAATGGATCTTCTATACAG GTAGAGAAGCTCATGTGATGACATTTGAGGTCGGAGCTGTCCTAGAGGACGAAAAATGGCAGGCTCCAGTCTATTGTTTCCacaatgaaaacaaaagcagTGAGTAA